A single Aminivibrio sp. DNA region contains:
- the infC gene encoding translation initiation factor IF-3 has product MVTRKEDGDPRVNREITSREVLLIDENGVKLGVIPTAEGIRLAEERQLDLVEVAPQANPPVCRILDYGKYRYQLQKKEKDARKKQKVQALKEMKMRPKIDEHDYDFKVRAIKGFLEDGHRVKVSVFFRGREMSFLNKGEEVLARVIADCEGLGKSEGNPRMEGRYMRIMLTPLPPGQGKMAPKPEKKNEGAEATEKKNNGKPKETTPVSAEKPAE; this is encoded by the coding sequence ATAGTAACAAGAAAAGAAGACGGAGATCCCAGAGTCAACCGTGAAATAACATCCCGTGAAGTGCTCCTCATCGACGAAAACGGCGTCAAGCTGGGGGTAATACCCACGGCGGAGGGAATCCGGCTGGCGGAGGAACGGCAGCTCGACCTGGTAGAAGTGGCTCCTCAGGCCAACCCTCCCGTTTGCAGGATACTGGACTACGGGAAATATCGCTACCAGCTCCAGAAAAAGGAGAAGGACGCGAGAAAGAAACAGAAGGTCCAGGCCCTCAAAGAGATGAAGATGCGCCCGAAAATCGACGAGCACGACTACGATTTCAAGGTCCGGGCAATCAAGGGCTTTCTCGAGGACGGCCACAGGGTAAAGGTCTCGGTGTTCTTCCGCGGCCGCGAAATGTCCTTTCTCAACAAAGGCGAGGAAGTGCTTGCCCGGGTTATCGCCGACTGCGAAGGCCTCGGCAAAAGTGAAGGGAACCCCCGTATGGAGGGTCGTTACATGAGGATCATGCTCACTCCCCTTCCTCCCGGCCAGGGAAAGATGGCTCCGAAGCCCGAAAAAAAGAACGAAGGCGCCGAGGCGACTGAAAAAAAGAACAATGGAAAGCCGAAGGAGACAACACCGGTCTCCGCGGAGAAACCGGCAGAGTAA
- the rpmI gene encoding 50S ribosomal protein L35, translated as MPKLKSHSGAKKRFSFTGTGKLSYRKAGRGHLLTHKSPSRLRKLRKTAYVDDTQMEYMRKLLPYS; from the coding sequence ATGCCCAAACTTAAATCCCATTCGGGAGCGAAAAAAAGATTCTCGTTTACAGGAACGGGGAAACTCTCCTACCGCAAGGCGGGAAGGGGACACCTGCTTACCCACAAGAGCCCTTCGAGACTCAGAAAGCTCCGCAAAACCGCTTACGTTGACGATACGCAGATGGAGTACATGAGAAAATTGCTTCCGTACAGCTGA
- the rplT gene encoding 50S ribosomal protein L20, which translates to MPRVKGGSASDRKRKKLFSITKGYWGRKKNVYRRAREAYLHSLSRAYADRKKKKRDFRRLWITRINAASRAQGLSYSVLMNGLKKAGISINRKMLSELAINDMPAFIKLSEQARSALGR; encoded by the coding sequence ATGCCCCGCGTCAAAGGTGGTAGCGCTAGCGATAGAAAAAGAAAGAAACTGTTTTCCATTACCAAGGGTTACTGGGGTCGAAAAAAGAATGTTTACAGAAGGGCCAGGGAGGCCTACCTCCATTCCCTATCGAGGGCCTATGCCGACCGGAAGAAAAAAAAGAGGGATTTTCGGCGGCTGTGGATTACCCGTATCAACGCCGCTTCCCGTGCGCAGGGACTGTCCTACAGCGTCCTGATGAACGGGCTGAAGAAGGCGGGAATCTCCATCAACCGGAAGATGCTTTCCGAGCTGGCCATCAACGACATGCCTGCATTCATCAAGCTCTCCGAACAGGCACGGAGCGCCCTGGGCAGATAG
- a CDS encoding TrkH family potassium uptake protein: MKTYSSLRIEKTITLGFLSLIAAGTLLLWALNSGHGKPLSLLDALFTSTSAVCVTGLVVVDTGKDLAPASQWVVLLLIQLGGLGVMTAATAIMVLLGRRVGIRQRLLFTGGFGVDTPSGAVKLLFRMLRFTLTVEAAASLPLLIVFLRSFPPGEALFHAVFHSVSAFCNAGFSTVLGGLEGYSGQFLLPGVIMALIVTGGLGFLVISDIFARLRERSHLSAHSLLVLRTTAVLIAAGTVLLLASDVDGGLSGRSFPLKIWNALFQSVTARTAGFNTIPIPSFSSLGVFVLCILMIIGASPGSTGGGIKTTTAGLLFYSSLSEIRGRSMIIGNRRIPDGNVRRALAVTVLYVLTVLLGIIFLSLIEPFPFVTLAFEAISAMGTVGLSLGVTPSLSAPGKVIIILLMFWGRVGILTFMYGMISRDREASKITFPETNIPVG; encoded by the coding sequence GTGAAGACCTACAGCTCGCTCCGGATTGAAAAGACCATTACCCTGGGGTTCCTGTCGTTGATCGCGGCGGGAACCCTGCTTCTTTGGGCTCTCAACTCCGGGCATGGAAAGCCTCTTTCTCTTCTCGACGCTCTCTTCACCAGTACATCGGCAGTGTGCGTGACGGGGCTTGTTGTTGTGGACACAGGCAAGGACCTCGCACCCGCATCCCAATGGGTAGTTCTTCTTCTTATCCAGCTCGGCGGTCTCGGGGTCATGACGGCAGCCACTGCCATCATGGTGTTGCTGGGAAGGCGGGTCGGCATACGGCAGCGGCTGCTTTTTACCGGGGGCTTTGGAGTTGATACCCCCTCAGGAGCCGTAAAACTGCTTTTCCGGATGCTGAGATTTACCCTCACTGTGGAGGCTGCCGCGTCCCTTCCTCTCCTTATCGTGTTTCTTCGGTCTTTCCCTCCGGGGGAGGCTCTTTTCCACGCCGTCTTCCATTCCGTGAGCGCCTTCTGCAACGCCGGTTTTTCCACCGTGCTGGGTGGATTGGAAGGGTATTCCGGGCAGTTTCTTCTTCCCGGAGTGATCATGGCTCTCATCGTAACGGGAGGTCTCGGGTTCCTGGTCATCAGTGACATCTTCGCCCGGCTGCGGGAACGGTCTCACCTGTCGGCCCATTCCCTTCTTGTTCTCAGGACAACCGCCGTCCTGATCGCGGCTGGGACAGTACTCCTTTTGGCTTCGGACGTCGATGGGGGGCTCTCCGGCCGTTCTTTTCCCCTGAAGATCTGGAACGCTCTTTTCCAGAGCGTTACGGCACGGACAGCCGGCTTCAACACGATTCCCATACCGTCTTTCTCATCCCTCGGGGTTTTTGTCCTGTGCATTCTTATGATCATCGGCGCATCACCGGGGTCCACCGGAGGAGGGATCAAGACCACCACAGCGGGACTGCTTTTTTATTCCTCCCTTTCCGAAATACGGGGAAGGAGCATGATCATAGGAAACAGAAGGATTCCCGACGGCAATGTGAGGCGGGCTCTTGCGGTTACCGTCCTGTATGTCCTCACTGTTCTGCTCGGCATTATTTTCCTGAGTCTCATTGAACCCTTCCCTTTCGTTACCCTGGCTTTCGAAGCGATTTCGGCCATGGGAACCGTGGGGCTTTCACTGGGCGTTACGCCGTCCCTTTCAGCTCCGGGAAAGGTGATCATCATCCTGTTGATGTTCTGGGGTCGGGTTGGTATTCTTACATTCATGTACGGGATGATCTCCCGGGACCGGGAGGCGTCGAAAATCACCTTTCCCGAAACGAACATCCCCGTAGGATAA
- a CDS encoding TrkA family potassium uptake protein gives MDNKRTILVVGLGRFGVSVCEKLAELGQHVIAVDINKQRVEEVADVVEYCAQLDATDEDLLLKVGAKEADIAVVAIGNNIEASILATAILKGLEIPKVIARAQTSIHGRVLSRVGAHKVVFPERDAGKNIAETLVNPWLSAFSAIPGGNVLVGEIEASAGMVGKSLMELDFRKKYNGIVLLFDRKGSRFLPRPDSVIQEGDKLLVAGTDDDIAKMMEKKNKEGNGK, from the coding sequence ATGGACAATAAACGGACCATCCTTGTAGTTGGACTCGGGCGCTTCGGCGTCTCCGTCTGCGAAAAACTGGCAGAACTCGGTCAGCATGTAATCGCCGTGGACATAAACAAGCAAAGGGTCGAGGAAGTTGCGGACGTTGTGGAGTACTGTGCCCAGCTCGATGCTACAGATGAAGACCTTCTTCTGAAGGTAGGTGCGAAAGAGGCGGATATCGCCGTCGTGGCGATCGGGAACAATATTGAAGCAAGCATCCTTGCCACGGCCATCCTGAAGGGGCTGGAGATCCCGAAAGTCATTGCGAGAGCCCAGACCTCGATTCACGGAAGGGTGCTTTCACGAGTGGGAGCCCACAAGGTGGTTTTCCCGGAAAGGGATGCAGGCAAGAATATAGCGGAAACACTGGTCAACCCATGGCTTTCGGCCTTTTCCGCCATACCGGGCGGAAACGTTCTCGTCGGCGAGATTGAAGCATCGGCGGGAATGGTGGGGAAATCGCTGATGGAACTCGATTTTCGGAAGAAGTATAATGGCATAGTTCTCCTTTTTGACCGGAAGGGAAGCCGCTTCCTGCCCCGGCCGGACAGCGTCATCCAGGAAGGCGACAAGCTTCTTGTCGCCGGAACGGATGATGACATCGCAAAAATGATGGAGAAAAAGAACAAGGAGGGAAACGGCAAGTGA
- the pheS gene encoding phenylalanine--tRNA ligase subunit alpha, with translation MPGELHTIEQDFAVQLSRAATSEELQQVKVTFLGKKGILTSFLKKIGSLPPEERPAAGEAVNSLRDIIEARLAEKKRAVEEAESAEEERRNRIDVTLPARGREWGGIHPVAQLTHDVVEILAGLGFSVALGPEIEDDFHNFEALNIPASHPARDMQDTFYFPDGKLLRTHTSPVQVRSMLKYGAPIRIVCPGKVYRRDSDPTHSPMFNQLEGLLVEKDISVADMKGCLETLMAAIFSRPLKARYRASYFPFTEPSQELDIECVECSGKNPSCRICKGTGWLEVAGLGMVHPNVLRYGGIDPEVYNGFAWGIGLDRIAMLKYRLTDLRVLFEGNVPFLLSGRTLSC, from the coding sequence ATTCCCGGCGAACTGCATACAATAGAACAAGACTTCGCCGTACAGCTTTCCAGGGCGGCAACGTCCGAGGAACTGCAGCAGGTGAAGGTGACTTTTCTCGGAAAAAAGGGAATTCTGACCTCCTTCCTGAAAAAGATCGGATCGCTCCCTCCCGAGGAGCGTCCTGCCGCAGGAGAGGCGGTGAACTCTCTCCGAGACATCATTGAAGCCCGTCTTGCCGAAAAAAAGAGAGCCGTCGAAGAGGCAGAATCGGCTGAAGAAGAGCGACGGAACCGCATCGACGTCACCCTTCCTGCCCGGGGCAGGGAATGGGGCGGAATCCATCCGGTGGCACAGCTCACCCATGACGTGGTGGAAATTCTGGCCGGACTTGGATTTTCCGTGGCCCTCGGCCCCGAAATCGAGGACGATTTCCACAATTTCGAGGCCCTCAACATTCCTGCGTCCCACCCAGCGAGGGACATGCAGGACACCTTTTATTTTCCCGACGGGAAGCTGCTCAGGACCCATACTTCACCTGTGCAGGTCCGGTCCATGCTGAAGTACGGTGCCCCCATACGGATAGTCTGCCCCGGAAAGGTGTACCGCAGAGACAGCGATCCCACCCATTCCCCCATGTTCAACCAGCTCGAAGGCCTCCTGGTGGAGAAGGACATCTCCGTAGCCGACATGAAGGGGTGCCTGGAAACGCTTATGGCTGCCATTTTTTCCCGCCCCCTGAAAGCACGTTACAGGGCGAGTTATTTCCCCTTCACCGAGCCCTCTCAGGAGCTGGATATCGAGTGCGTTGAATGCTCGGGCAAAAATCCATCCTGCAGAATCTGCAAGGGTACGGGGTGGCTCGAAGTGGCGGGACTCGGAATGGTGCACCCCAACGTGCTCCGGTACGGGGGGATCGATCCTGAAGTCTACAACGGCTTTGCATGGGGCATCGGCCTCGACCGTATTGCCATGCTGAAATACAGGCTCACCGACCTGCGCGTCCTCTTTGAAGGCAACGTGCCCTTTCTTCTCTCGGGGAGGACTCTCTCATGCTGA
- the pheT gene encoding phenylalanine--tRNA ligase subunit beta: MLISWNMLNEVLSIPATLEEVAERLTLTGCEVESVERPCALLKNIQVAVIENLGRHPEKENLFVAGVRDGIGAAVVVTAAPNLSEGDRVPYGRPGAVLADGTVLGTREFGGVNSEGMLLSAAELGVPEAADEFGILRLPGDSPLGGDVVKLFGLDDAILDLSITPNRGDLLSLLGVAREVYALFPGAEWKKNPADIAPPEKAAEWPVPFDGISILDDGCTKYCLGLATGLRPVPSPLKTRIALTFLGMRPISGMVDATNIAMLTLGQPTHAFDAGRLDALEITVRSAKPGEVITTLDGKRHELENSDLLITSAGKPIGIAGVMGGENSDILPETRTVFIESATFDAIRVSRTSRRLGINSEAAFRYARTVDSNLSELTLSYIASLLKEWGAAETGYVFKTAFSIEPARREVALTEKNLRKILLTDDLDGASAILARLGLRQIASEKGKRVFSVPSWRPDIAIEEDLIEEVGRIRGYNETLAPRLPQALFGRGDIGDITRVKGSIRTILLSRGYVELVNYSFLSPSFVELLRLPPEDRRARPLELANPLSVEQSRMRTTLLPGLIRSVEQTVQAGWKAPVRVFELGRVFLPLDGGGHEEVERISGLVYGGRDPRLPFGPAGADDLFSLKGDILALAESRGVSLGFVQGEEPFGHRGQTAVIMLEGHPVGYLLRLKPAIEKDIECSPVYAFELDLEPLVKEYLPVFRENSQFPPVYRDISLLVPVESPMEDVTAAIRSEGGDLLRRIRLFDIYSGKGIPDGYRSLAFSLAYQRNDKTLTDAEVDAVHAGVRAKMEARGYILR, encoded by the coding sequence ATGCTGATTTCCTGGAATATGCTCAACGAAGTGCTCTCCATTCCCGCAACCCTGGAGGAAGTGGCCGAACGGCTCACCCTTACCGGGTGCGAGGTGGAATCGGTTGAAAGGCCCTGCGCCCTGCTGAAGAACATTCAAGTAGCTGTGATCGAAAACCTCGGGCGCCATCCCGAAAAGGAAAACCTTTTCGTTGCCGGGGTACGGGACGGCATCGGCGCCGCCGTTGTGGTCACCGCTGCTCCGAACCTTTCTGAGGGAGACAGGGTACCCTACGGGCGGCCCGGCGCCGTCCTTGCCGACGGAACGGTTCTGGGGACCAGGGAATTCGGCGGCGTCAACAGTGAGGGCATGCTGCTCTCCGCAGCCGAACTGGGCGTGCCCGAGGCTGCGGACGAGTTCGGCATTCTCCGCCTTCCGGGAGACTCTCCCTTGGGCGGCGACGTGGTGAAACTTTTCGGCCTCGATGATGCCATCCTTGATCTTTCCATCACGCCGAATCGGGGTGATCTCCTGAGCCTCCTTGGCGTGGCCAGGGAAGTGTATGCCCTGTTCCCCGGGGCGGAATGGAAGAAGAACCCCGCTGACATAGCGCCTCCGGAGAAGGCCGCCGAATGGCCGGTACCCTTCGACGGCATTTCCATTCTGGATGACGGGTGCACTAAATATTGTCTTGGTCTGGCGACGGGGCTCAGACCTGTCCCGTCCCCCCTGAAGACACGGATTGCCCTGACTTTCCTCGGCATGAGGCCGATCAGCGGAATGGTGGACGCTACCAACATCGCCATGCTGACCCTCGGCCAGCCGACCCATGCCTTCGATGCCGGGCGGCTTGACGCTCTGGAGATCACGGTCCGTTCGGCGAAACCTGGAGAGGTGATCACCACCCTGGACGGGAAACGGCATGAACTCGAAAATTCCGATCTCCTCATAACCAGCGCCGGAAAGCCCATTGGCATCGCCGGTGTCATGGGCGGAGAAAACAGCGATATCCTGCCGGAAACCAGGACGGTATTCATCGAATCGGCAACCTTCGATGCCATCCGCGTCAGCAGGACGTCCCGGCGGCTTGGCATAAACTCTGAGGCGGCTTTCCGCTATGCCAGGACGGTGGACTCGAACCTGTCGGAGCTGACCCTGAGCTATATTGCTTCCCTTCTGAAAGAGTGGGGCGCAGCGGAAACGGGCTACGTCTTCAAGACTGCCTTCTCCATTGAGCCTGCCCGGAGAGAAGTTGCCCTTACCGAAAAGAACCTGCGGAAAATCCTTCTTACCGACGATCTGGACGGAGCTTCTGCCATCCTCGCCAGACTCGGGCTACGGCAGATTGCCTCGGAAAAGGGGAAACGGGTGTTTTCAGTTCCTTCCTGGCGCCCCGACATCGCCATCGAAGAAGATCTTATCGAAGAGGTCGGAAGAATTCGGGGATACAACGAAACCCTGGCCCCACGCCTCCCCCAGGCTCTTTTCGGTCGGGGAGACATCGGCGATATCACCAGGGTGAAGGGCAGCATACGGACCATCCTCCTCTCCAGGGGGTATGTGGAACTTGTGAACTACAGCTTTCTGTCTCCCTCCTTCGTGGAGCTCCTCAGACTTCCGCCCGAGGACAGGAGAGCCCGCCCCCTGGAGCTGGCGAACCCGCTGAGTGTCGAGCAGTCGAGGATGAGGACCACGTTGCTCCCCGGGTTGATCCGGAGCGTAGAGCAGACTGTCCAGGCCGGATGGAAGGCCCCTGTGAGAGTCTTCGAGCTCGGCAGGGTGTTTCTTCCTCTCGACGGAGGCGGGCATGAGGAAGTGGAGCGCATCTCCGGCCTCGTCTACGGCGGCCGTGACCCCCGCCTTCCTTTCGGTCCCGCCGGAGCCGACGACCTCTTTTCCCTGAAAGGGGATATTCTTGCTCTCGCTGAGAGCAGGGGTGTTTCACTCGGGTTTGTCCAGGGCGAAGAGCCCTTCGGGCATCGGGGGCAGACAGCGGTCATCATGCTGGAGGGGCACCCCGTCGGATACCTGCTCCGGCTGAAGCCGGCCATTGAGAAGGATATCGAATGTTCTCCCGTCTACGCCTTTGAGCTCGACCTGGAACCCCTGGTCAAGGAGTATCTTCCTGTCTTCAGGGAAAACTCCCAGTTCCCGCCGGTATACAGGGACATTTCCCTGCTCGTGCCGGTGGAGAGCCCCATGGAGGATGTCACGGCAGCAATCCGGAGTGAAGGGGGCGACCTGCTCAGAAGAATACGTCTCTTCGATATCTACTCCGGAAAGGGAATACCCGACGGATACAGAAGTCTTGCTTTCTCCCTCGCCTACCAGCGGAACGACAAAACCCTCACCGATGCGGAAGTCGATGCGGTGCACGCCGGTGTCCGAGCGAAAATGGAAGCCAGGGGCTATATTCTTCGATAG
- a CDS encoding CvpA family protein has translation MTFSSVFDIAIALIVASFAVRGLFRGLSGEIFSLLGTVGGVIVAWKYSGVPAAWILSMFPEANLSMVSVGFMVAIYIGVVVLAASICRIVKAFLKFASLTFADRFFGAAAGIFKGAVLILFLYVGITTYSPFLPTEWMESSYVMRGADAAWPGIQDFLRKYDFFPENFSLPGLNLPGLFPEKVEGGNGG, from the coding sequence ATGACTTTTTCGTCCGTTTTTGACATTGCCATTGCCCTGATTGTGGCTTCCTTTGCCGTCAGGGGCCTGTTCCGTGGATTGTCAGGGGAAATATTTTCCCTTCTCGGTACGGTTGGAGGCGTCATAGTGGCCTGGAAATATTCCGGCGTGCCTGCGGCGTGGATCCTCTCCATGTTCCCGGAGGCCAATCTGTCCATGGTGTCCGTAGGCTTTATGGTTGCCATCTACATTGGGGTTGTCGTTCTAGCCGCCTCGATCTGCCGGATTGTCAAAGCCTTCCTGAAGTTTGCGTCCCTTACCTTCGCCGACAGGTTTTTCGGCGCCGCCGCCGGTATTTTCAAGGGGGCCGTTCTCATCCTGTTTCTTTACGTGGGCATCACCACCTATTCTCCCTTCTTGCCCACGGAATGGATGGAGTCGAGCTACGTTATGCGCGGTGCGGACGCCGCATGGCCGGGCATACAGGATTTTCTCCGGAAATACGATTTCTTCCCGGAGAATTTTTCCCTGCCGGGCCTGAATCTTCCCGGGCTCTTCCCGGAAAAAGTCGAGGGCGGCAATGGAGGTTAG
- a CDS encoding endonuclease MutS2: MEVREDILRILEIPKILAEFASCVRGELGLSAIGRLRPRGDGKSLEERVALFKSYMSCRDTFGEWPWNSSGCISGLTAEARKSGLLTGEELASVARFLSLAKMTREHLVKHRDAYPLFDSLSRQIRDFSEESDALGVLDDKGNLYDSASPKLAEIRHDLETLRRQIRRSAQNILDNPSLAHMLQERVTAFRNGHFVFLVRQEFVNRFPGTVVDRSGSGSSVYMEPSALVPLNNRLALRVRDEKEEERAILRRLTKVILARERPLSECENVLSDLDLFYGAAEVMAKKRWKLPQYAEKTMFVLQEARHPLLGDAAVPVTIRCGDRFRSLVITGPNTGGKTVVLKTAGVCVYLAWCGLPIPAGEDSVVGNIGSIFADIGDEQSIEQNLSTFSAHVKNIISILEQADRTSLVLLDELGAGTDPQEGAALGIAILDTLTREKGLTLATTHHNPVKQYALTAPGVETASMEFDIESLSPTYRMLLGVPGKSNALLIAGRYGLPQKVLEKARKVLSEREAPVEDLIGELNERKAWLDRAEGEIAALRKSLLEEKKKYDDKMREIESRRDRILSEAERKAASILEKAEESSRKLLKQLEDSAKSAVHRQIRDTSEKVRSERKHLEQNQEKRLLRSGAADDGEFSPSVGTAAQVAGTEIVGTIESIRGNRALLRAGVMKMEVDVKKLLPTKKKPKGAVTPPESFSISPDRVPPSIMVRGMNVDEALPVVERYLDQAMRMGYDQVTVIHGRGEGILRREVHALCSSLNYVASYRLGGPSEGGFGVTVVEFRK; encoded by the coding sequence ATGGAGGTTAGGGAAGACATTCTCAGAATCCTCGAAATACCGAAGATTCTTGCCGAGTTCGCCTCCTGTGTCAGGGGCGAACTCGGTTTGTCGGCCATCGGCAGGCTGAGGCCCAGGGGAGACGGGAAATCCCTTGAGGAAAGGGTAGCCCTTTTCAAAAGCTATATGTCCTGCAGGGACACCTTCGGCGAATGGCCGTGGAACTCTTCCGGATGCATCTCAGGGCTGACGGCGGAGGCACGGAAGTCAGGATTGCTCACCGGTGAGGAGCTGGCTTCCGTTGCCCGGTTTCTCTCCCTGGCGAAGATGACCAGGGAACATCTGGTGAAGCACCGGGACGCCTATCCTCTTTTCGACAGTCTCAGCCGGCAGATACGGGATTTTTCGGAAGAGTCGGATGCCCTCGGTGTGCTGGACGACAAGGGGAATCTTTATGATTCCGCCTCCCCTAAACTTGCGGAAATACGCCATGACCTTGAGACTCTTCGCCGGCAGATACGCCGGTCGGCCCAGAACATTCTCGATAACCCTTCTCTTGCCCATATGCTGCAGGAAAGGGTGACGGCCTTCAGAAACGGACATTTCGTTTTTCTCGTCCGGCAGGAGTTCGTCAACCGCTTCCCGGGAACGGTGGTGGACCGGTCAGGGTCAGGCAGCTCCGTCTACATGGAACCCTCCGCCCTCGTTCCACTAAACAACAGGCTTGCCCTGAGAGTACGGGATGAAAAGGAGGAAGAGCGGGCCATCTTGCGGAGGCTCACCAAAGTGATCCTTGCCAGGGAACGGCCTCTTTCGGAATGCGAAAACGTTCTCTCTGACCTCGATCTTTTTTACGGCGCGGCGGAGGTCATGGCGAAGAAACGATGGAAACTGCCCCAGTATGCCGAAAAGACCATGTTTGTCCTCCAGGAGGCCCGGCATCCCCTCCTCGGCGATGCTGCCGTGCCCGTGACGATCAGGTGCGGGGACCGTTTTCGGAGCCTCGTCATAACGGGGCCGAATACGGGCGGCAAGACGGTGGTCCTGAAGACGGCCGGAGTCTGCGTCTACCTTGCCTGGTGCGGCCTGCCCATACCTGCGGGGGAGGATTCCGTGGTGGGCAATATCGGTTCCATATTCGCCGATATCGGCGACGAGCAGAGTATTGAGCAGAATCTTTCCACCTTCAGCGCCCACGTGAAAAATATCATTTCCATTCTCGAGCAGGCGGACCGTACGTCCCTGGTTCTCCTCGACGAACTTGGAGCGGGGACGGATCCCCAGGAAGGGGCAGCCCTCGGTATCGCCATCCTCGATACCCTGACCAGGGAAAAGGGACTTACCTTGGCCACCACCCACCACAATCCCGTGAAGCAATACGCCCTTACCGCACCGGGAGTGGAAACGGCCAGCATGGAATTCGACATTGAATCCCTTTCCCCCACCTACAGGATGCTTCTCGGGGTACCGGGAAAGAGCAACGCCCTGCTCATCGCCGGGAGGTACGGTCTTCCGCAAAAGGTGCTTGAAAAGGCCCGGAAGGTTCTCAGCGAAAGAGAGGCCCCCGTAGAAGACCTGATAGGGGAACTCAACGAGAGAAAAGCATGGCTCGACAGGGCGGAGGGGGAGATAGCGGCCTTGCGGAAAAGCCTTTTGGAAGAAAAAAAGAAGTACGACGACAAGATGAGAGAAATCGAATCCCGCAGGGACAGGATTCTTTCCGAGGCGGAGCGGAAGGCTGCATCTATCCTGGAAAAAGCTGAGGAATCAAGCAGAAAGCTGCTGAAGCAGCTTGAAGACTCCGCAAAATCAGCAGTCCATCGCCAGATTCGGGACACGAGCGAAAAAGTCCGCTCGGAAAGAAAACATCTGGAGCAGAATCAGGAAAAACGGCTTCTCCGAAGTGGCGCCGCCGACGACGGAGAGTTTTCCCCTTCCGTCGGAACGGCCGCCCAAGTCGCGGGGACGGAAATCGTCGGGACCATTGAGTCCATCAGGGGAAACCGGGCTCTTCTCAGGGCGGGCGTCATGAAGATGGAAGTGGATGTCAAAAAGCTTCTTCCCACCAAAAAGAAACCCAAGGGGGCCGTTACTCCTCCCGAATCCTTTTCCATATCCCCGGACCGGGTTCCTCCTTCGATCATGGTCAGGGGAATGAACGTGGATGAAGCTCTTCCCGTGGTCGAGCGCTACCTCGACCAGGCCATGCGCATGGGCTACGACCAGGTCACCGTCATCCACGGGCGGGGAGAAGGCATACTCAGGAGGGAAGTGCACGCCCTCTGCTCCTCCCTGAATTACGTGGCGTCCTATAGGCTCGGAGGCCCGTCGGAAGGCGGCTTCGGCGTCACAGTGGTGGAGTTCCGGAAATAA
- a CDS encoding alanyl-tRNA editing protein: MTVSFRATILDVLSSDEKKKKFTLLLSGGDLHPSGGGQPGDSGSLWTEDFRFQIDDTEKRDGGLAVTGKAEKGSPAPGMEVEGEADLERHRLLSRMHTGEHILSRALEKAHPGLRVFKVAVDSAETSVYLTWDGELDWDVLFEAEKEGNKIVAEDLPVETVMLSKDEAEHLPGIKGNWSRIADETIRVVRIPGYDAIACSGSHVSSTGKVGNLFITAFRGTSPDWEFKFSVDGSVLRQEYSEAARRLVRSIGCRLSQLGRVVGGLQEENGALRKLMERASQYISLPAEDFSAGGLPVSAAVLPGFSRELAAPAARKWSDANPGRVLLLLLPEPEKNEGSFLLYGGKEISVDFSAFLKESPGLRARGGGRSDWLNGLSPVMEVEPWLEALKVYAEKKRP, encoded by the coding sequence GTGACCGTGAGTTTCAGGGCGACCATTCTGGATGTTCTATCATCGGATGAAAAAAAGAAGAAATTTACCCTTCTTCTCTCCGGCGGAGACCTTCATCCTTCCGGAGGAGGGCAGCCCGGGGACTCTGGGAGTCTCTGGACGGAGGATTTCCGGTTCCAAATCGACGACACGGAAAAACGGGACGGAGGATTGGCTGTCACGGGAAAAGCGGAAAAGGGTTCTCCTGCCCCCGGAATGGAAGTGGAAGGAGAGGCGGACCTGGAGCGGCATCGCCTCCTCTCGAGGATGCATACGGGGGAACATATCCTTTCAAGGGCTCTCGAAAAGGCCCATCCCGGGCTCCGGGTTTTCAAGGTTGCCGTTGACAGCGCCGAAACGTCGGTATATTTGACCTGGGATGGTGAACTGGACTGGGATGTGCTCTTCGAAGCGGAGAAGGAAGGCAACAAGATAGTTGCGGAAGACCTTCCCGTTGAAACCGTCATGCTTTCGAAGGACGAGGCGGAACACCTTCCCGGAATAAAGGGAAACTGGAGCAGAATCGCCGATGAAACCATCAGGGTGGTCCGCATTCCCGGATATGACGCCATCGCCTGTTCGGGGAGCCATGTTTCGTCCACCGGCAAGGTGGGAAACCTCTTCATCACGGCTTTCCGGGGAACCTCGCCGGACTGGGAGTTCAAGTTTTCCGTGGACGGGTCGGTGCTTCGCCAGGAATACAGCGAGGCAGCCCGCAGACTTGTTCGGAGCATAGGCTGCAGACTCTCCCAGCTTGGCCGGGTTGTAGGCGGGCTTCAGGAGGAAAACGGGGCCCTGCGGAAGTTGATGGAGAGGGCTTCCCAATATATCTCCCTTCCTGCGGAAGACTTCAGCGCCGGAGGACTGCCTGTTTCCGCCGCGGTCCTTCCCGGTTTTTCCAGGGAACTCGCAGCTCCCGCGGCACGGAAATGGTCAGACGCCAATCCCGGCAGGGTGTTGCTGTTGCTGCTTCCTGAGCCGGAAAAAAACGAGGGCTCCTTTCTCCTCTATGGCGGCAAAGAAATTTCCGTCGATTTTTCCGCCTTTCTGAAGGAAAGCCCCGGGCTCCGCGCCAGAGGCGGCGGGCGGAGCGACTGGCTGAACGGTCTTTCTCCTGTGATGGAGGTTGAGCCCTGGCTTGAAGCGCTGAAAGTCTATGCGGAAAAAAAGCGGCCCTGA